A genomic segment from Ramlibacter agri encodes:
- a CDS encoding methanol/ethanol family PQQ-dependent dehydrogenase: MDARRVPWRQCLAAVLFVLPALAQANADVEKNIADPKNWAMQAGDMYNQRYSKLNQINTGNVGKMQVAWTFSTGVLRGHEGSPLVIGDMMYLHSPFPNKVFAIDLNQQKIVWKYEPKQDPAVIPQMCCDTVNRGLAYAEGKVFLQQADSTLVAFDAKTGKVVWSVKNGDPKLGAVNTNAPHVFKDKVITGISGGEWGVRGFVAAYDINTGKQVWKAYSVGPDAEMLFDPAKTMTWTDGKMAPVGANSSLKTWQGDQWKIGGGTTWGWYSYDKATNTMYYGSGNPSTWNPAQRPGDNKWSMTIFARDVDTGQAKWVYQMTPYDEWDFDGINEMILADINVKGQPRKALVHFDRNGFGYTLDRVTGELLVAEKYDPQVNWATNVDMRTGRPQVVKKYSTASGGPDVNTKGICPAALGSKDQQPASFDPNTKLFYVPTNHVCMDYEPFKVEYTAGQPYVGATLSMFPAPNSHGGMGNYIAWDAGTGKIVQSHPEKFSVWSGALNTAGGLSCYGTLEGYMKCVDAKDINKELFKFKTPSGIIGNVFTYEHAGKQYIGVFSGIGGWAGIGMAAGLEKDTDGLGAVGGYRELNQYTELGGSLTVFTLPN; this comes from the coding sequence ATGGATGCGAGACGCGTTCCCTGGCGGCAATGCCTTGCCGCCGTCCTGTTCGTCCTGCCGGCGCTGGCGCAAGCCAACGCCGACGTGGAGAAGAACATCGCCGACCCGAAGAACTGGGCCATGCAGGCCGGCGACATGTACAACCAGCGATACAGCAAGCTGAACCAGATCAACACCGGCAACGTCGGCAAGATGCAGGTCGCGTGGACCTTCTCCACCGGCGTGCTGCGTGGCCACGAGGGTTCGCCCCTGGTGATCGGCGACATGATGTACCTGCACTCGCCCTTCCCCAACAAGGTGTTCGCGATCGACCTGAACCAGCAGAAGATCGTCTGGAAGTACGAGCCCAAGCAGGACCCGGCGGTGATCCCGCAGATGTGCTGCGACACCGTCAACCGCGGCCTGGCCTATGCCGAAGGCAAGGTGTTCCTGCAGCAGGCCGACAGCACGCTGGTGGCCTTCGACGCCAAGACCGGCAAGGTGGTCTGGTCGGTGAAGAACGGCGACCCGAAGCTGGGCGCCGTGAACACCAACGCGCCGCACGTGTTCAAGGACAAGGTCATCACCGGCATCAGCGGCGGCGAATGGGGCGTGCGCGGCTTCGTCGCGGCCTACGACATCAATACCGGCAAGCAGGTCTGGAAGGCCTACAGCGTCGGCCCGGACGCCGAGATGCTGTTCGATCCCGCCAAGACCATGACCTGGACCGACGGCAAGATGGCGCCGGTGGGCGCGAACTCGTCGCTGAAGACCTGGCAGGGCGACCAGTGGAAGATCGGCGGCGGCACCACCTGGGGCTGGTACAGCTACGACAAGGCCACCAATACGATGTACTACGGCTCGGGCAACCCGTCCACCTGGAACCCGGCGCAGCGCCCGGGCGACAACAAGTGGTCGATGACCATCTTCGCGCGCGACGTCGACACGGGCCAGGCCAAGTGGGTCTACCAGATGACGCCGTATGACGAGTGGGACTTCGACGGCATCAACGAGATGATCCTGGCCGACATCAACGTGAAGGGCCAGCCGCGCAAGGCGCTGGTGCACTTCGACCGTAACGGCTTCGGCTACACGCTGGACCGCGTGACGGGCGAACTGCTGGTCGCCGAGAAGTATGACCCGCAGGTGAACTGGGCCACGAACGTCGACATGCGCACCGGTCGCCCGCAGGTGGTGAAGAAGTACTCCACGGCTTCCGGCGGTCCCGACGTCAACACCAAGGGCATCTGCCCGGCGGCGCTGGGCAGCAAGGACCAGCAACCCGCCAGTTTCGACCCGAACACCAAGCTGTTCTACGTGCCCACCAACCACGTGTGCATGGACTACGAGCCGTTCAAGGTCGAATACACGGCCGGCCAGCCCTACGTGGGCGCCACCCTGTCGATGTTCCCGGCGCCGAACAGCCACGGCGGCATGGGCAACTACATCGCCTGGGACGCGGGCACCGGCAAGATCGTGCAGAGCCACCCGGAGAAGTTCTCGGTCTGGAGCGGCGCGCTCAACACCGCGGGCGGCCTGTCCTGCTACGGCACGCTGGAAGGCTACATGAAGTGCGTGGATGCCAAGGACATCAACAAGGAACTGTTCAAGTTCAAGACCCCGTCGGGCATCATCGGCAACGTGTTCACCTATGAGCACGCCGGCAAGCAATACATCGGCGTGTTCTCCGGCATCGGCGGCTGGGCCGGCATCGGCATGGCGGCGGGCCTGGAGAAGGACACCGACGGCCTCGGCGCGGTGGGTGGCTATCGCGAACTGAACCAGTACACCGAACTGGGCGGCTCGCTGACCGTCTTCACGCTGCCGAACTGA
- the fae gene encoding formaldehyde-activating enzyme produces the protein MAKIDRLLVGESLVGEGNEVAHIDLIIGPRGSPAESAFAHALTNNKDGFTSLLAVVAPNLLAKPATVMFNKVTIKGAKQAVQMFGPAQHAVALAVADCVEDGTIPKDEADDLFICVGVFIHWQAEDDKKIQEYNYRATKESIKRAVAREPSAAEVVAKKASVAHPFQAAG, from the coding sequence ATGGCCAAGATCGACCGCTTGCTGGTTGGAGAGTCCCTCGTCGGCGAGGGCAACGAGGTCGCCCACATCGACCTCATCATCGGCCCGCGCGGGTCGCCGGCCGAAAGCGCGTTCGCCCACGCCCTGACGAACAACAAGGACGGCTTCACGTCCCTGCTGGCCGTGGTGGCGCCGAACCTGCTGGCCAAGCCGGCCACCGTGATGTTCAACAAGGTGACCATCAAGGGCGCCAAGCAGGCCGTGCAGATGTTCGGCCCGGCGCAGCACGCGGTCGCACTGGCGGTGGCCGACTGCGTCGAGGACGGCACGATTCCCAAGGACGAGGCCGACGACCTGTTCATCTGCGTCGGCGTGTTCATCCACTGGCAGGCCGAGGATGACAAGAAGATCCAGGAATACAACTACCGCGCCACCAAGGAATCGATCAAGCGGGCGGTGGCCCGCGAACCGAGCGCCGCCGAAGTCGTGGCGAAGAAGGCCAGCGTGGCCCACCCGTTCCAGGCGGCCGGTTGA
- a CDS encoding triphosphoribosyl-dephospho-CoA synthase, producing the protein MRPPAGAAAGLSPMDAIAARAEAGRQAFLAACALDVQARKPGNVSLASPGHGMQAAQFLASAAAAAAPISSAGSSTGERIEAAVRASWQAAGCNTNLGIVLLCAPLLAAFEHCGGGVTLREALDAVLQGLNLADARAAYRAIALARPGGLGSAPQQDVNAAPTVNLREAMALAAGRDRIAHQYLHAHADVFELGAPAFRAAGGGTCGMQSAFLEFLAAFPDSHIVRKQGEAMAQCVMREAAPWRERARRAEPLDGDAAFARWDEDLKSRGLNPGTSADLAVATALAAELTLSFPLSGPGMEYV; encoded by the coding sequence GTGCGCCCGCCCGCGGGCGCGGCTGCAGGCCTGAGCCCCATGGACGCGATCGCGGCCCGGGCAGAAGCCGGCCGCCAGGCCTTCCTCGCGGCCTGCGCGCTCGATGTGCAGGCGCGCAAGCCGGGCAACGTGAGCCTGGCCTCGCCGGGCCACGGCATGCAGGCCGCGCAGTTCCTGGCGAGCGCAGCGGCGGCCGCCGCTCCGATCAGCTCTGCGGGCTCGTCCACAGGCGAGCGCATCGAGGCGGCCGTGCGCGCCTCCTGGCAGGCGGCGGGCTGCAACACCAACCTGGGCATCGTGCTGCTCTGCGCACCGCTGCTCGCGGCCTTCGAGCACTGCGGCGGCGGCGTCACCCTGCGTGAAGCCCTGGACGCCGTGCTGCAGGGCCTGAACCTCGCCGACGCCCGCGCGGCCTATCGCGCGATTGCGCTGGCCCGGCCCGGCGGCCTGGGCAGCGCGCCGCAACAGGACGTGAATGCAGCACCCACCGTGAACCTGCGCGAGGCCATGGCGCTCGCCGCCGGCCGCGACCGCATCGCGCACCAGTACCTGCATGCGCACGCGGATGTGTTCGAGCTGGGAGCACCGGCGTTCCGCGCGGCGGGCGGCGGAACCTGCGGCATGCAGTCTGCCTTCCTGGAGTTCCTCGCCGCCTTTCCCGACTCACACATTGTGCGAAAGCAGGGCGAAGCGATGGCGCAATGTGTCATGCGCGAGGCAGCTCCGTGGCGCGAGCGCGCGCGCCGCGCCGAGCCCCTGGATGGCGATGCGGCCTTCGCGCGCTGGGACGAAGACCTCAAGTCCAGGGGGCTCAATCCCGGGACCAGCGCAGACCTCGCGGTGGCCACGGCGCTGGCCGCGGAACTGACCCTATCGTTTCCCCTGAGCGGACCCGGCATGGAATATGTGTGA
- a CDS encoding ATP-grasp domain-containing protein: MTGLRVAIMTDETGWHTRELLRALRERGCTGRCLDLAQCRIATPQAWHGLVLPGFGDRLPDAVLVRGIAGGSFEQVTKRLGVLHALREFGVPVYNDARAIERSVDKSMTSLLLHAAGVATPPTWATESPAAAAQLVLRESAAGRALVLKPLFGSQGQGLQRVGWVDGTHVPLPPLEGAYGGLAYLQRFIPPRSQPGHDWRVLVVGGSAVAAMRRVSEHWVHNVAQGARCEPQPLAQGAGPELARLAEAAARALDMDYAGVDLLPDADGPTVLEVNGVAAWQGLQRVTPFNIAQALVRDLVERKCARPRARLQA; this comes from the coding sequence ATGACCGGCCTGCGCGTCGCCATCATGACCGACGAGACCGGCTGGCACACGCGCGAGCTGCTGCGCGCGCTGCGCGAGCGCGGCTGCACCGGCCGCTGCCTGGACCTGGCGCAATGCCGCATCGCGACCCCGCAAGCCTGGCACGGCCTGGTGTTGCCCGGCTTCGGCGATCGGCTGCCCGACGCCGTGCTGGTGCGCGGCATCGCCGGCGGCAGCTTCGAGCAGGTGACCAAGCGCCTGGGCGTGCTGCACGCGCTGCGCGAATTTGGCGTGCCGGTCTACAACGACGCGCGAGCCATCGAGCGCAGCGTCGACAAGTCGATGACCAGCCTGCTGCTGCACGCCGCCGGCGTGGCGACGCCGCCCACCTGGGCGACCGAGTCGCCGGCCGCCGCCGCGCAGCTGGTGCTGCGCGAGAGCGCCGCCGGCCGCGCGCTGGTGCTGAAGCCGCTGTTCGGCTCGCAGGGCCAGGGCCTGCAGCGGGTCGGTTGGGTCGACGGCACGCACGTGCCGCTGCCGCCGCTGGAAGGCGCCTATGGCGGGCTGGCCTACCTGCAGCGCTTCATTCCGCCACGCTCGCAGCCCGGGCACGACTGGCGCGTGCTGGTGGTGGGCGGCAGCGCCGTCGCCGCGATGCGGCGCGTCAGCGAGCACTGGGTGCACAACGTCGCCCAGGGCGCGCGCTGCGAGCCGCAGCCGCTCGCGCAAGGCGCCGGCCCGGAACTGGCCCGCTTGGCGGAAGCGGCCGCGCGCGCCCTGGACATGGACTATGCCGGCGTCGACCTGCTGCCCGATGCCGACGGGCCGACGGTGCTCGAAGTGAATGGCGTCGCGGCCTGGCAGGGCCTGCAGCGGGTCACGCCCTTCAACATCGCGCAGGCGCTGGTGCGCGATCTCGTGGAGCGCAAGTGCGCCCGCCCGCGGGCGCGGCTGCAGGCCTGA
- the mch gene encoding methenyltetrahydromethanopterin cyclohydrolase, with translation MSGGPASVNQLAQPLLQGLLRDAGRLRVSATHDDAGVQLLDAGIAATGGVEAGLRIAELCMGGLGEVRLAAAPHEGWPDWLQVRSSQPVLACLASQYAGWSLAASKEETGGKKFFALGSGPARALACKEPLFEELGYRDTSEHGVLVLEVDRPPPPVVVAKVLRDCALAASGLAIVLTPTASLAGTTQVVARVLEVALHRAHQLGFHLPDIIEGSGCAPLPAPGADMLQAMARTNDAILYGGQVHLTVSGDADAARALALALPAENSRDHGRSFGELFEQAGYDFYKLDGALFAPAEVWVSHLGSGKTWHAGRLHMELLRQWWQAA, from the coding sequence ATGAGCGGCGGCCCTGCCAGCGTCAACCAGCTCGCGCAACCCTTGCTGCAAGGCCTGTTGCGCGACGCCGGGCGCCTGCGCGTCAGTGCCACGCACGACGACGCCGGGGTGCAACTGCTGGACGCCGGCATCGCGGCAACGGGCGGTGTCGAGGCAGGCTTGCGCATCGCCGAACTGTGCATGGGTGGCCTGGGCGAAGTGCGCCTGGCCGCCGCTCCGCACGAAGGCTGGCCCGACTGGTTGCAGGTGCGCAGCTCGCAGCCGGTGCTGGCCTGCCTGGCCAGCCAGTATGCCGGCTGGAGCCTCGCGGCCAGCAAGGAGGAAACCGGCGGCAAGAAGTTCTTCGCGCTGGGTTCCGGGCCGGCGCGCGCGCTGGCTTGCAAGGAGCCGCTGTTCGAGGAGCTCGGTTACCGCGACACCAGCGAGCACGGCGTGCTGGTGCTCGAAGTCGACCGGCCGCCGCCGCCCGTGGTTGTCGCCAAGGTGCTGCGCGATTGCGCCCTCGCCGCCTCCGGCCTGGCGATCGTGCTGACGCCGACGGCCAGCCTGGCCGGCACGACGCAGGTCGTCGCCCGCGTGCTCGAGGTCGCGCTGCACCGCGCCCACCAGCTGGGTTTCCACCTGCCTGACATCATCGAAGGCAGCGGTTGCGCGCCGCTGCCCGCGCCGGGCGCCGACATGCTGCAGGCGATGGCCCGCACCAACGACGCCATCCTCTATGGCGGCCAGGTCCACCTGACGGTCAGTGGCGATGCCGACGCGGCGCGCGCGCTCGCGCTGGCCTTGCCGGCGGAGAACTCGCGCGACCACGGCCGCTCTTTCGGCGAACTGTTCGAGCAGGCCGGCTACGACTTCTACAAGCTGGACGGCGCCCTGTTCGCGCCGGCCGAGGTGTGGGTCAGCCATCTCGGTTCCGGCAAGACCTGGCATGCCGGCCGCCTGCACATGGAGCTGCTGCGGCAGTGGTGGCAAGCCGCATGA
- a CDS encoding ATP-grasp domain-containing protein yields the protein MQGTLVVAGLWVRPLAESARQAGWKVIALDLFGDTDTRRASIRWERIGEPSSLAIAPALLRDALHDAAREPGVAGWVAGSGFEALTEELEAPITGLPLLGMPAAAIRRVRDPATFFSLLDGLRLEHPEVALEPPAAPEGWLAKSAAGSGGWHIHPAENGARPGGRATYWQRMQVGVPLSALFVADGRRAVLVALNRLIVRPLGGLPFVYHGALGPIRDAALTRHMEAALSALVPALGLRGLASLDFLADGSHAWLLEINARPTATMALHPGAWPGGLMQAHVQALQGELPRQPAFHPAGLRGCLTVFADRACRMGLALSAELALSANAHDVPAPGACFAEGEPVCTLSGAGDSMEAVLAALDARGARLRERLGAREELAI from the coding sequence ATGCAGGGCACCCTCGTCGTCGCCGGGCTGTGGGTGCGGCCGCTGGCCGAATCGGCGCGCCAGGCCGGCTGGAAGGTGATCGCGCTCGACCTGTTCGGCGACACCGACACGCGCCGCGCCAGCATCCGCTGGGAGCGCATCGGCGAGCCCTCTTCCCTCGCGATCGCGCCGGCGCTGCTGCGCGATGCGCTGCACGACGCCGCGCGCGAGCCCGGCGTGGCCGGCTGGGTCGCCGGCAGCGGCTTCGAGGCGCTGACGGAAGAACTGGAGGCGCCCATCACGGGTCTGCCGCTGCTGGGCATGCCCGCCGCGGCGATCCGGCGCGTGCGCGACCCCGCCACTTTCTTCTCGCTGCTGGACGGCCTGCGGCTCGAACACCCGGAGGTTGCGCTCGAACCGCCCGCGGCGCCGGAAGGCTGGCTGGCCAAGAGCGCAGCCGGTTCCGGCGGCTGGCACATCCACCCGGCCGAAAACGGCGCACGGCCGGGCGGACGTGCGACCTACTGGCAGCGGATGCAGGTCGGCGTGCCGCTGTCGGCACTGTTCGTCGCGGACGGCCGGCGCGCCGTACTGGTGGCGCTGAACCGGCTGATCGTGCGGCCGCTGGGCGGCCTGCCCTTCGTCTACCACGGCGCGCTCGGGCCGATCCGCGATGCCGCGCTCACGCGCCACATGGAAGCGGCCCTCTCCGCGCTGGTGCCGGCGCTGGGGCTGCGCGGCCTCGCCAGCCTCGACTTCCTCGCCGACGGCAGCCATGCCTGGCTGCTGGAAATCAACGCGCGGCCGACGGCTACCATGGCGCTGCATCCCGGGGCGTGGCCGGGTGGCTTGATGCAGGCGCACGTGCAGGCCCTGCAGGGCGAACTGCCGCGGCAGCCGGCCTTCCATCCGGCCGGCCTGCGCGGTTGCCTCACGGTGTTCGCGGACCGTGCCTGCCGCATGGGCCTGGCACTGTCGGCGGAGCTCGCGCTGTCCGCCAACGCGCACGACGTGCCGGCCCCCGGCGCCTGCTTCGCCGAAGGCGAGCCGGTGTGCACCTTGAGCGGCGCGGGCGACAGCATGGAGGCGGTGCTGGCGGCGCTGGATGCGCGCGGCGCCCGCTTGCGCGAGCGCCTCGGCGCGCGCGAGGAGCTCGCGATATGA
- a CDS encoding NAD(P)-dependent methylenetetrahydromethanopterin dehydrogenase: MERPYVLHLFTPGAQVSPFDVNMAADAGWQIPVPYCHVTTDNVVALTQDAIFSRGPKGVARTGLFIGGRDVLLADDMLQLARKAMFPPFQVSVCADPSGAYTTAAALVACTEASLGGGGLAGSQVLLLGGTGPVGRVAAVLCARRGARVTLGSQRGQAVAEEAASATAARFDVVLQGTGTAGAGLRAALAEAEVVLGVAGAGVQVASETDLAAAKRLRVAADINAVPPAGLAGVGAMDDAKPLAGTAAVAIGALAVGNVKYQVEHRMLTRMREAERPVVFGFAEAFELAREVLAEKGR; encoded by the coding sequence ATGGAACGCCCTTACGTCCTCCACCTGTTCACGCCCGGCGCGCAGGTCAGTCCCTTCGACGTCAACATGGCGGCCGATGCCGGCTGGCAGATCCCGGTGCCCTATTGCCACGTGACGACGGACAACGTCGTGGCGCTCACGCAGGACGCGATCTTCTCGCGCGGCCCCAAGGGCGTCGCGCGCACCGGCCTGTTCATCGGTGGGCGCGACGTGCTGCTCGCCGACGACATGCTGCAATTGGCCCGCAAGGCGATGTTCCCGCCGTTCCAGGTCTCGGTGTGCGCCGACCCGAGCGGGGCGTACACGACGGCCGCGGCGCTGGTGGCTTGTACCGAGGCGTCGCTGGGAGGCGGCGGCCTGGCCGGATCGCAGGTGCTGCTGCTGGGCGGCACCGGGCCGGTGGGCCGCGTGGCGGCGGTGTTGTGCGCGCGCCGCGGGGCGCGCGTGACGTTGGGGAGCCAGCGCGGCCAGGCCGTGGCGGAAGAAGCTGCTTCCGCCACGGCCGCGCGCTTCGATGTCGTCTTGCAAGGCACCGGCACCGCGGGCGCGGGGCTGCGAGCCGCGCTGGCCGAAGCCGAGGTGGTGCTGGGCGTCGCCGGCGCCGGCGTGCAGGTGGCCAGCGAAACGGACCTGGCCGCAGCCAAGCGGCTGCGGGTTGCCGCCGACATCAACGCCGTGCCACCGGCCGGACTGGCCGGCGTCGGCGCGATGGACGACGCCAAGCCGCTGGCCGGGACGGCAGCGGTGGCGATCGGCGCGCTTGCCGTCGGCAACGTGAAGTACCAGGTCGAACACCGGATGCTCACGCGCATGCGCGAGGCCGAGCGGCCGGTGGTGTTCGGCTTCGCCGAGGCCTTCGAGCTGGCGCGCGAAGTGCTGGCCGAGAAGGGCCGCTGA
- a CDS encoding beta-ribofuranosylaminobenzene 5'-phosphate synthase family protein has protein sequence MRLALAPEAETPLRTWPAGRVRVHAPARLHLGFLDPGASLGRAFGSLGLAIAGPETALDLSRAEADCFDAAPGCAAALERARAHLETLRQATGMRAPVALRLRSALPAHVGLGSGTQLAVALGRAFSELFGLDMESARIAALLGRGARSGVGIAAFDQGGLLLDGGPRADGGPPALLARIALPPAWRVLLVLDARLHGLSGAAEKAALARLAPLPREAAAEICHQVLMRILPGAAGAEFAPFAAGITRMQEVLGAHFAPAQDGSAFTSAAAGRLLRWMSARAGAGIGQSSWGPAGFAILPSEAAARELLAEARAGGLVDPALDLLVTAARNHGALVSDARAGA, from the coding sequence ATGCGGCTCGCGCTCGCGCCCGAAGCCGAAACACCGCTGCGCACCTGGCCCGCGGGACGCGTGCGTGTGCACGCGCCGGCGCGCCTCCACCTGGGTTTCCTGGACCCGGGCGCATCGCTCGGCCGCGCCTTCGGCAGCCTGGGCCTCGCGATCGCCGGGCCGGAAACGGCACTCGACCTCAGCCGCGCCGAAGCGGACTGCTTCGACGCCGCTCCCGGCTGCGCCGCGGCGCTGGAGCGCGCCCGCGCCCACCTCGAAACGCTGAGGCAGGCCACCGGCATGCGCGCGCCGGTCGCCTTGCGCTTGCGCAGTGCGCTGCCCGCCCACGTCGGCCTCGGCTCCGGCACCCAGCTGGCCGTGGCGCTGGGGCGCGCCTTCAGCGAGCTGTTCGGGCTGGACATGGAGAGCGCAAGAATCGCCGCGCTGCTGGGACGCGGCGCACGCTCCGGCGTGGGCATCGCCGCCTTCGACCAGGGCGGGCTGCTGCTCGATGGCGGTCCGCGGGCGGATGGCGGTCCGCCGGCGCTGCTGGCGCGCATCGCCTTGCCGCCAGCGTGGCGCGTGCTGCTCGTGCTCGATGCGCGCTTGCACGGGCTCAGCGGCGCCGCCGAGAAGGCGGCGCTGGCGCGGCTGGCGCCGTTGCCGCGCGAAGCCGCGGCCGAGATCTGCCACCAGGTGTTGATGCGCATCCTGCCGGGCGCCGCGGGCGCGGAGTTCGCGCCCTTTGCGGCGGGCATCACGCGCATGCAGGAAGTGCTGGGAGCCCATTTCGCCCCGGCGCAGGACGGCAGCGCCTTCACCAGCGCGGCGGCGGGACGGCTGCTGCGCTGGATGTCGGCACGCGCCGGCGCCGGCATCGGGCAGAGCTCGTGGGGCCCCGCCGGCTTCGCCATCCTGCCTTCGGAAGCGGCCGCGCGCGAGTTGCTGGCCGAAGCGCGCGCAGGCGGCCTGGTGGACCCGGCCCTGGACCTCCTCGTGACAGCCGCGCGCAACCACGGGGCGCTGGTGTCCGATGCGCGCGCGGGAGCTTGA
- a CDS encoding dihydroneopterin aldolase, which translates to MFQALAPGAGERPSATDQEEPLDLVFLEGFRGHTVIGIYAGELDEPQPVEIDLCAGRPRVRACETDRIADTMDYGEIRERLHRLLREHGVQLLEALAEQVARIVIDEFHAHWVRVRVAKPRKFEDTAAVGVVIERRRSLPSLAASRAATLRLIGHGLVPGGR; encoded by the coding sequence ATGTTCCAAGCCCTAGCTCCCGGCGCCGGCGAGCGCCCGTCGGCCACGGACCAGGAAGAGCCGCTGGACCTGGTCTTCCTCGAAGGCTTCCGCGGCCACACCGTCATCGGTATCTACGCCGGCGAACTGGATGAGCCTCAGCCGGTCGAGATCGACCTGTGCGCCGGCCGGCCCCGCGTGCGCGCCTGCGAGACCGACCGCATCGCCGACACCATGGACTATGGCGAGATCCGCGAGCGGCTGCACCGGCTGCTGCGCGAGCATGGCGTGCAATTGCTGGAAGCGTTGGCCGAGCAGGTGGCGCGCATCGTCATCGATGAATTCCATGCGCACTGGGTGCGCGTGCGCGTCGCCAAGCCGCGCAAGTTCGAGGACACGGCCGCCGTCGGCGTGGTGATCGAGCGCCGGCGCAGCCTGCCGTCGCTGGCCGCCTCCCGCGCCGCCACCTTGCGGCTCATCGGCCACGGCCTGGTCCCAGGGGGCCGCTAG
- a CDS encoding sigma-54-dependent Fis family transcriptional regulator, with protein sequence MPVSEALDHAHRVFDVVRGEILHASNDVVAQSWARCVQQHGLDPSQRRLPPVLGGVDLPGRQRRMATVIECARYEMTTLYQQLGDPALAVVLTDTEGVILHMVISQEFERLAQPLGLSLGAVWSEAEVGTNGMGTCVAQAGPVVVQQADHFQSQYTGLTCTAVPVYDPAGQMTAVLDVSSRSIHPQNHLLVLLNMTARMIENRLIDARFRDAHPIHFHSRPEFVYTLHEGKLVVDDGGRILAANQSALTQLGATPTELRGKPLEQVFQTTLDDMLERSQRAAFHPIVTYRANAANRFFAVARQPVHEEGTPRITGAQVPPIAPRVQPPARPRPPGHAMPAATFGDPRLVAHLATARRVVAGGTPLLLRAETGAGKEVFARAVHASGNRTGGPFVAINCASLPESLIESELFGYRAGAFTGAEKGGRRGKIAQSDGGTLFLDEIGDMPLPLQARLLRVLDERMVTPLGTDEPRPIDFQLISASHRNLAEMVAEGEFRQDLYYRLAGIELELPPLRERGDRAEIIRNLLVEEGRADAALTPAAWDLLLHHPWPGNLRQLHHVLRSAVALAAGAALGLEHFPSLNVPASVAAAAGAPGAPEEAFLSPQDAEERASLLNVLESQRWNVSHVAKSLGVSRNTLYRRMHRLRIPVTHNG encoded by the coding sequence ATGCCTGTTTCCGAAGCGCTTGACCACGCGCATCGAGTCTTCGATGTCGTGCGCGGCGAGATCCTCCATGCCTCGAACGACGTGGTGGCCCAGTCGTGGGCTCGCTGCGTCCAGCAGCATGGTCTCGATCCCAGCCAGCGGCGCCTGCCGCCGGTGCTGGGCGGCGTCGACCTGCCGGGGCGCCAGCGCCGCATGGCCACCGTCATCGAATGCGCGCGCTACGAGATGACCACCCTGTACCAGCAACTGGGCGACCCGGCGCTGGCGGTGGTGCTCACCGACACGGAGGGCGTCATCCTGCACATGGTGATCTCGCAGGAGTTCGAGCGGCTCGCGCAGCCGCTCGGGCTGTCGCTGGGCGCGGTGTGGAGCGAGGCCGAGGTCGGCACCAACGGCATGGGCACCTGCGTGGCCCAGGCCGGGCCGGTGGTCGTGCAGCAGGCGGACCATTTCCAGAGCCAGTACACGGGACTCACCTGCACGGCGGTGCCGGTGTACGACCCGGCGGGGCAGATGACCGCGGTGCTCGACGTCAGCAGCCGTTCCATCCATCCGCAGAACCACCTGCTGGTGCTGCTGAACATGACGGCGCGCATGATCGAGAACCGCCTGATCGACGCGCGTTTCCGCGACGCCCATCCGATCCACTTCCACAGCCGGCCCGAGTTCGTCTACACGCTGCACGAAGGCAAGCTGGTGGTGGACGACGGCGGCCGCATCCTGGCGGCCAACCAGAGCGCGTTGACGCAACTCGGTGCGACGCCGACGGAATTGCGCGGCAAGCCGCTGGAGCAGGTGTTCCAGACCACGCTGGACGACATGCTGGAACGCAGCCAGCGCGCCGCCTTCCACCCCATCGTCACCTATCGCGCCAATGCGGCGAACCGCTTCTTCGCGGTCGCGCGGCAGCCTGTGCATGAAGAGGGCACGCCACGCATTACCGGCGCGCAGGTGCCGCCGATCGCGCCGCGCGTGCAGCCGCCCGCGCGTCCGCGGCCGCCGGGCCATGCGATGCCGGCCGCGACTTTTGGCGACCCGCGGCTGGTCGCGCACCTGGCCACGGCGCGGCGCGTGGTCGCCGGCGGCACGCCGCTGCTGCTGCGCGCCGAAACCGGCGCCGGCAAGGAAGTCTTCGCGCGTGCCGTCCATGCGTCCGGCAACCGCACTGGCGGCCCCTTCGTGGCGATCAATTGCGCGAGCCTGCCGGAGTCGCTGATCGAGTCCGAGCTGTTCGGCTATCGCGCCGGTGCCTTCACCGGCGCCGAGAAGGGCGGCCGCCGCGGCAAGATCGCGCAGTCCGATGGCGGCACCTTGTTCCTCGACGAGATCGGCGACATGCCGCTGCCGCTGCAGGCCCGGCTGCTGCGCGTGCTGGACGAACGCATGGTCACGCCGCTGGGCACCGACGAGCCGCGGCCCATCGACTTCCAGCTGATCAGCGCGAGCCACCGCAACCTGGCGGAGATGGTGGCCGAAGGCGAGTTTCGGCAGGATCTCTATTACCGGCTGGCCGGCATCGAGCTGGAACTGCCGCCGCTGCGCGAACGCGGCGACCGCGCCGAGATCATCCGCAACCTGCTGGTCGAAGAGGGCCGGGCCGACGCCGCCCTGACGCCTGCGGCCTGGGACTTGCTGCTGCACCATCCATGGCCCGGCAACCTTCGGCAACTGCACCACGTGCTGCGCAGCGCAGTGGCGCTGGCGGCGGGCGCGGCCCTGGGCCTGGAACACTTCCCCTCGCTGAACGTGCCGGCTTCGGTGGCCGCGGCCGCCGGCGCGCCGGGCGCGCCCGAGGAAGCCTTCCTGTCGCCACAGGACGCGGAGGAGCGGGCCTCGCTGCTGAACGTGCTGGAGAGCCAGCGGTGGAACGTGAGCCACGTGGCGAAGTCGCTGGGCGTGAGCCGCAACACTCTGTACCGCCGCATGCACAGGCTGCGCATCCCGGTGACGCACAACGGTTGA